TAGGGCCGTCGACCACAGGTGTGCATAAATTTTATGCCTTGCATGAGAAAAGCGCACCGGGGTGCATTGACCGGCGGAAGTTCATCAGTTATACCCCGCCCCCTTGAAATTCACGTCTTCGCAGGTTTCTGCGGCGACTTTTTTACTTAACTATCTCGTCCTTTAAGGTGATAAATGGCCAATAACCCCGGCGCCCGCAAAGCGATCCGTAAGATCGCTGCCCGTACCGAAGTCAACAAGGCGCGTCGTTCGCGCGTCCGTACCTTCGTGCGCAAGTTTGAAGAAGCCCTGACCGGCGGTAACGCTGATGTCGCCAAGGCCGCCTTCGTCGAGGCGCAATCCGAGCTGATGCGCGCTGTCTCCAAGGGTGTGGTTCACAAGAACACCGGTTCGCGTAAAGTGTCCCGTCTGGCAGCTCAGCTCAAGAAGCTGGCCACCGCCTAAATCTGTTATTG
The window above is part of the Asticcacaulis sp. MM231 genome. Proteins encoded here:
- the rpsT gene encoding 30S ribosomal protein S20 codes for the protein MANNPGARKAIRKIAARTEVNKARRSRVRTFVRKFEEALTGGNADVAKAAFVEAQSELMRAVSKGVVHKNTGSRKVSRLAAQLKKLATA